TGGACCACGAGGACTTCCTGGACAATCTGGAATGATGGGTCGTCCAGGGCCTGACGGACGTCCAGGACAACCTGGAATGCGCGGCAAGAACGGTCTCCAAGGCCCGTTAGGACCTCCCGGCGACAGAGGCATGCCAGGCAATCCTGGTCGACCGGGAAGTCCAGGAAATCCTGGACGCGACGGACAAAAAGGATGCGGAAAGCCAGGAGCTCCTGGACTACTAGGACGACCTGGAAGTCAAGGTCGACCGGGCGCTCGAGGAAATCCAGGACGCGCCGGCGCTCCGGGCCATCAAGGTCCGCAAGGCCAGCCTGGATTCCCAGGGCCACCTGGTTCAGATGGTCAACCAGGTATACCTGGTTCGCCAGGACTGCCGGGACACGATGCCGCCTACTGTCCTTGTCCTCCGAGAAGCGCCGTTTATACTAATCGAGTAGTAAAACGACATTGATATGAACCAATTGTTTTGTTATGTAGTAATTTTAAGAATGCACTGCTACCTGAGATAATGATGTCGCTCTGAACAAAGAATTTATGTATATCGTCTATTTTCCAAGCACTTTTACTATGAACACCATGAAAATGTCGTTCATCTTCAATCACAAATCTTAGCAAggtaaaaagataaaggataaggtgaaCGGcgctgatcaatccctatgggatGCACCtgcgcgttcgacttcaattcagaatcgtctgaggttttAGAAACGCAAGGGCAGTCTTACAGTTATCTATAATATGTCAAATCAGTGTGATCTATACttccaaacgattctgatacCATTTTCTCGACTCCGAAAGACGAAACTCCTGGTTGGCACCAGCGCGGTTCCGAACCACCGATCGTACGGTAACAGgaggacctcttaccgactgcgctataacAGACCTTTTCAACAAGACGTGGCATTTCATTCAGTGGAGGCAGAAACCTTGCGCTCCACTAAAACTTGGGAGAGCTCACCAAACATTTTTAGGTTTTTGGAGCTTATACTTAACTGCTATACGAAACATATAAACTAGTAATACGTAACTTATGCGAAACTGTAATGATCCCAAAGCctgataaataaaatgataaattaaAGTGATCTATAAATTCTACAATTCTAAATTCTACAAGATCTGAAAATTCAAGAGTTATGATGTGAACTACTCAGATATAAGGTagttttccaagaaaattacAATGTGTATAAATTTTGCCTGAGAAATAAGCCTCAAAATAACTCATTTTGTGAGTTTTATGTTCTATAGTATTTCGTATGACTTGTTCAAGTACGGCGACGGGTAGAAGTAGGAGGGGTCCCATTGAAAACTCGTCCATGCGTCCTATGGCTATAGTCGTTCCCGTAGTGTCGTCGCGTAACGCTACGGAAGCAATAAGCGAGTCAATCGGAGGAATCACGCTCCTCTTGCCTCGTAAGCTCTCCTCATCTGCTTGCGCGGTAGAAGGAACGTATTTGTTGCGTGCGTATTTCTCACCGTAATCGCCTTTGATGAGGACTTCAAGAGGTACACTGCTCAGGAGAAAGGTGTGACgattttcccgaaaaaaaagaaagaaataatattaaaatagaGGACcttatattttccatttttattttctacagaaCTTAATATACGTTGTCATTGGGGGCATGGAAACACAATAGATCGCAATTTCACGGCCATTTACGGagattttcctttgtttccaTCGAATTTTCAGAACTAAAGGTGATATTCATTTTAATGTAAGGTGGATGGGATTCTGGAAAtgtgaaaaccaaaaaaactcTCTTCAAGCGTTTCGGATCGTGTTCCCAGAATCTCGGATTGCTtcatcaaggaaaaaaatcaatgtacCAACAAACTACTTACTTCTATGGAAAACGTTCACAACAGCTTCCTCTTTCAAGAGTTATTTCGCTCAAAATTCCCTTCTCATTTTTAAGGTCCCATTATCGTTCTAATTTTCGAAAGATTGTAGGCAAAGGCTTTGAATTTAATGTtagaagttaaagaaaaaagatagacGTTGCGAAAGGAACTGAGGATTCAACGGAAAtcagaaaaagtgaatttatcGGCGTCAAGAAAACTGTTTAGAAATATGGAATTATTTTCTGGTAGCTACAGTTTTTAAAAGATTCGCCAAATGTTGcaatataaatgtaaaaatcaaatagaGGAATTTTCAATGAATCATTAATCATAACCATTCAATAGTGTAATCTCTGGAACAGGAAACGAAGAACTAAGGCCATCGAAAACTTGTTCCACCTACTTCTATAAAGTTTAGTCTATCTTAGAAACTTCAATATTCTGAAATATTtatcagaaaataataaaattagaattgaatTAGATTTTGATTAAATGAGAATcagattaaaataaaaaaaaagaaaatttgtgttgttttcagAAGGTGAcatgaaaaaagcagaacgttctttaacaaaaaagaactctggatttaacttaaaaattttatagcATTCCGTGAAAATTTCACACTTATCACTTTTAGAACcatttatatttgtaatttatttattcctaacATAAATATTCTAACCATTTAAGTATCCTCCATTGTTCTGAGAGGAATATTCCTGAGAACAGTAGCGGAATGTTTTTATATCCGAGGAATCATGGATTCAGCTTCGTATTTTTGTTCAACTGTTAACGATCGCTAGAGAGGAAGCTAATATGTGGATTTTCACGACTTTCACCGTAATCTGCACAAGTCGGAACTGAAACCACGTTCAAATAagcttttaattttgatttatttttgattaattaattaaatttaattttttccaaactttcaaaactttttctcacatttcctAAAGTTTACAAGCGCCGCCCAGCCCCAAAGGTCAAATAGTCTGCTCTTCGAGGTGATCGTACTGTGATGTTTCGTCGTGTTATAAGTACCAACATCCGttgcaaacactttttttttcggtgttcGTTTGACTGCACACTGAATTTGACGAATGGATACAGTACGGGGCAGCAGTCTTTCCATCCAAGATACACCTTGTCCTTGAACAAGAATTTCGCCTAGGTGCTGTTTTCCAAAACGGATGTAAAAGGGATTGTCTTCGCTTTGTTTTTCAACATCCGCGAAAATTCTCATAGCGATCAACGAGGTTAGAGTTACCTTTTTTTACTGTTGAGGGACAACTATCAACGTAGTGAGCGTCGCTAAAGCAAAATGACagacaataaaagaaaaaacagcatattcactgcagCCCTATGTGAGTTATGTGGAAAAAGTGGCACTTCTGGAATGGAGGTCAAGGTGGACTTGATAGAAAGCTAAATATAGAAGACCAGAGGCAGttaataaagtgaaaataatggaataaaatagaaaaataaaaagagtagtgaaataaaataaagtaaatatagGAAAGTGGAATCAAAtagtaaagtaaaagtagcaaaataagatagaaaaataaaattaatataagGAAAGAACTCGCTTGCCTGGATTGCGAAAGAGACATGTTTTAAGCGCATCGCTGACGTGAGAGAAATGAATTCAGCATTCAGAATGGATTTCATTCGAAACATTCGAATGCCTTTGTATCTGATTCTAAAAATTCAACATTCGAATTCAACTCCACTCAAAGCATTCGAGTAGTGAATACTGGAAAATATTCGATTATTCGAGAGGCATAAAGTATTCTTCCCTATTCGTTTTACCTCATATTCCTTTTTCGGAGgtaaaagaaacgaaatatttcttcgagaaaaatccGACCTGTTTCGGTCGAGTATTCAACATTCGAACTGAACATTGCTCGAATGATTTAGTcacatttattttgtattaaaTGTACATTTAACTCCCTTTATGAGGGAATGGTTCGATACCCGTGTCAAAGCCAAAATTTTTGCAGTACTGTATCGTACACTTCCTTTAGCAGCGAAATTCTTTTCCCGATTATTTGCAATGCAATAATTTCTAATCACATTAATATTATGTGGTTAAATGCTTAAAAATCATATAATTACTCAGAAGGTGGGAAATAATTAACAGAAATGCCTAACTGGAGTGAATTTTGCGTGGTTGAGAAGGAacgcaaaaagaaataataaaataaaattcgtgACAAAAACGATGTGAGTAAAACTTTTATTGCTTGTGATTCTTGTACAAGAATCACTGCACTAAGAAAGTCTCTAACTTATAtttactttgaaatttctcacgTGATTCCTTAccacatttcagaaaaaaaacaaaaaggagacTTTGAAATGTAGGAATTTAACGATTTTATAAAGCAAATTTTCACCCGCAAGAATTTTCTAGTACTGTTTCTCCGTGCTCCCTGCTGTTCAAAACTAGCAACATTATTCCCatcctataaaaaaaaaccacatcacTAAAAAGCTGCTAAATTCATACGGAAATAGTCGGAAATGGCATAGTGTTACTTAGTGACGTCTTCGATACAtacctcatttttttattcggtAAAAACTTCACCTCCTATAGAGATGGATGGAACCTTCGACTATATACTTCCTCTGCTGGCCATTGGGATTACCCGTTAacagtaagagaaaaaagaaaaatgacgcATTGTGTACAGTTcctatttgttttccttttgtaaAACCTTGATTCCATCGGTGATCGAACTCTTCATGGGCGTATTCCGACAGCCGAGCAACAAAATTGTCCGTAACGTCACAAATTAAGAAATTTGTGATCTCACGCACAATTTTGTTGGTTTTAATGTGAGTGATGTGCTCTTGCTGTTGTCCTGGATGTCCTTGTTCATTCGGTACAAATTTCTGCTCCCGCTGGAACCGAACCATATCGGTTTGCTATCACTTTGATGTTGCAAACAACACCTGcgattccacttttttttcgttttccgtctatttttaatttaattttttttaaaaagaaatattgaatTACATCTGAACTTAGtcacattttcttctgcttccCTCCACTCTTAATCTGAACCTGTACCTCCAAAAAGGTGACGAATCTGGTTAGCGCCAACCTTCCTCTACGAAGCTCACCacattttttgggaaaattccaagaaaaaatccaaaaacaagGGAAATCCGAgaacttttagaaaaatacattCGTTTTACTGTGATAAAAAATGCAGGATAAAGACCCATGGTGCTCTACATGTATCCACTTCCTCTATACATTGTTTCAGCGATGTGAGGTTCTGGTTAGGGTAACTGTTCCCGGCAGGAACCATCCAAGGATTCCAGCGAAGGGGACAACTCATATAAGAGACGAATTGTGGAAGTGGACGAGATCTAAGGGATTTCCTAAGGATATAAGAGATCTAATTAATCCAAATTACTTTGACCTACGCGGTTCGAAAGGCATTTTTCGCAGAACGAgaagttgattttttgttttatgcgCTAATTTTCAGATAAGAGTACGTTAAAGGATGCGACTATGAACATGCTGTTGGAAATTTCTTAGAGAACCCCGACCATACGATTCCTATAAGGCTTGACAGAAGCCATAGGATTCACCGAATCGAGAAAAGTTGAGCCAAATTGTATCAATTCACATAATGCATTGACTCgattattaataaattataataaatattataaatattaacaaataaaacaataaataaatagtaatttataatataaatagtacGGTTCATTTATTAATAAACTCTAAGATTAAAACAGACAtaataattagaaataaattcaATTCCACTCAATTCAACTTGGAGCTAAACACGAAAATTCCGATCACAACAATTTACAGCAATGTTTGTGAACCTGCAGCATGTGTACAAGTTTTTTTGATCCATAGCTGTAACAACTTCCTGGTGTCAGttaatttttcgcttttcctcCAGgacttttcatatttctttgagGATTGgttcagaaaaaagttcatgATGAAATCCGCATTTCCAGTCACcaagtttctgtttttttttctattttcgccAAGTTCTAAGTTTCTTCTTCAGCTTTGTGCCTTCTTCTAGAATAAAAAGTTCAGTGGTGATTGATTGTCTTATTGGTTTCTAGGGAAGTAGGGCCTCCTACTAGTTTCCAGAAGtaggtgctttttttctctctctcaaaaagaaaagatgtcaTCGTATACGCTTGATAAGCCACCCATCGTATATTCAAAGCattattggagaaaaaaaggagcggCACAGTTTCGTAGTTGTTCGTGAACGGGAAATACAGGAAATAACATTGTTACCCTATGAAAAACGACAG
The Necator americanus strain Aroian chromosome I, whole genome shotgun sequence genome window above contains:
- a CDS encoding hypothetical protein (NECATOR_CHRI.G512.T1) translates to MLEDKVIVGAASVCSLLAIAACLTILPSLYYEINAVHDQVLDSVAMFRIETDSAWIDMMDIQISISPPSKPRENPFESIFRQKRQNYRGLPSWCICEPKPPKCPPGPPGPPGQPGMRGMPGNPGPPGRDNTHVYAPITCPPISHDCVKCPAGPRGLPGQSGMMGRPGPDGRPGQPGMRGKNGLQGPLGPPGDRGMPGNPGRPGSPGNPGRDGQKGCGKPGAPGLLGRPGSQGRPGARGNPGRAGAPGHQGPQGQPGFPGPPGSDGQPGIPGSPGLPGHDAAYCPCPPRSAVYTNRVVKRH